From Cucumis melo cultivar AY chromosome 1, USDA_Cmelo_AY_1.0, whole genome shotgun sequence, a single genomic window includes:
- the LOC103490119 gene encoding syntaxin-51-like, which translates to MAYTLESWTKEYNEALKLSEDINGMISERSSLAASGPEAQRHASAIRRKITILGTRLDTLQSQLPKLQGKQPIPEKEMNRRRDMIGNLRSKAKQMASALNMSNFANRDSLLGPEIKPADVMNRTEGLDNRGLVGFQRQIMREQDEGLEKLEGTIISTKHIALAVNEELNLHTRLIDDLDEHVDVTDSRLRRVQKRLAILNKRTKGGCTCMSMILSVVGIVVLIAVIWLLVKYL; encoded by the exons ATGGCGTATACTTTGGAATCATGGACGAAGGAATACAATGAAGCTTTGAAACTCTCTGAAGATATCAATGGCATGATTTCTGAGAGAAGTTCACTTGCTGCATCTGGACCGGAAGCTCAGCGTCATGCCTCAGCTATACGCAGGAAGATCACAATATTGGGTACCAGACTTGATACCTTGCAGAGTCAATTACCCAAACTTCAAGGAAAGCAACCAAT ACCAGAGAAAGAGATGAACCGCCGCAGGGATATGATTGGAAATTTGAGATCAAAGGCTAAGCAGATGGCTTCAGCTTTGAACATGTCTAACTTTGCCAACCGGGATAGCTTACTTGGCCCAGAAATAAAGCCAGCTGATGTCATGAACAGAACAGAAGGCTTAGATAACCGAGGTCTAGTTGGTTTTCAACGACAAATTATGAGAG AGCAAGATGAAGGCCTTGAGAAACTGGAAGGGACTATAATTAGCACAAAACATATTGCATTAGCTGTCAATGAAGAACTTAACCTTCACACGAGACTTATT GATGATTTGGATGAACATGTCGATGTTACAGATTCCCGATTACGG CGAGTGCAGAAGAGGCTGGCAATATTGAACAAGCGGACCAAGGGTGGTTGCACTTGCATGTCAATGATTTTATCAGTTGTTGGGATCGTCGTTCTCATTGCTGTCATATGGCTACTGGTCAAGTATTTGTAA
- the LOC103490120 gene encoding serine/threonine-protein phosphatase PP-X isozyme 2, giving the protein MSDLDRQIEQLKNCEPLKESEVKALCLKAMEILVEESNVQRVDAPVTICGDIHGQFYDMKELFKVGGDCPKTNYLFLGDFVDRGFYSVETFLLLLALKVRYPDRITLIRGNHESRQITQVYGFYDECLRKYGSVNVWRYCTDIFDYLSLSALIENKIFSVHGGLSPAITTLDQIRTIDRKQEVPHDGAMCDLLWSDPEDIVDGWGLSPRGAGFLFGGSVVTSFNHTNNIDYICRAHQLVMEGYKWMFNNQIVTVWSAPNYCYRCGNVAAILQLDENLNKQFCVFDAAPQESRGNPAKKPAPDYFL; this is encoded by the exons ATGTCTGACCTAGACCGCCAAATTGAGCAGTTGAAGAATTGCGAGCCCCTCAAGGAGTCTGAAGTTAAAGCTCTTTGTCTCAAGGCCATGGAAATCCTCGTCGAAGAGAGCAACGTTCAACGAGTTGATGCCCCCGTTACT ATATGTGGAGACATCCATGGGCAGTTTTATGACATGAAAGAGCTTTTTAAAGTCGGAGGCGATTGTCCGAAGACTAACTACTTGTTTCTTGGCGATTTTGTTGACAGAGGATTTTACTCAGTCGAGACATTTCTATTATTACTCGCTCTAAAG GTGAGATATCCAGATCGAATAACTCTTATCAGAGGGAATCATGAAAGCCGTCAAATCACACAG GTTTATGGATTTTATGATGAGTGTCTTCGCAAATATGGCTCAGTGAATGTTTGGAGATACTGTACTGATATTTTTGATTACTTAAG TCTCTCGGCTCTCATTGAAAACAAGATATTTAGCGTCCATGGTGGTCTGTCTCCTGCCATAACAACTCTAGATCAA ATTAGAACAATTGATCGGAAGCAAGAAGTACCTCATGATGGTGCCATGTGTGACTTACTGTGGTCTGATCCTGAAGACATTGTAGATGGCTGGGGTTTGAGTCCTCGAGGTGCTGGTTTCCTGTTTGGTGGCAGTGTTGTGACTTCTTTCAACCACACGAACAACAttgattatatttgtcgagctCATCAGTTGGTAATGGAAGGTTATAAATGGATGTTTAATAATCAGATAGTTACAGTTTGGTCAGCTCCGAATTATTGTTACAG ATGTGGTAATGTAGCTGCTATACTTCAACTGGATGAGAACCTTAACAAGCAATTTTGCGTCTTTGATGCTGCTCCACAG GAATCAAGAGGAAACCCTGCGAAGAAACCTGCACCAGATTACTTCCTCTGA
- the LOC103490121 gene encoding putative BPI/LBP family protein At1g04970, translating into MKQIFEFLQNQREQSSSNRAVFLFSDMGSVLKFIVFLLLLASASSSFNSSEEGFISMVVSQKGLNFIKDFLIEKAVSNIIPLHLPDMEKTVNIVLIGKVHLVLSEIIIGSFEVESSDIRIGETGVNIIVTKATANMSMKWRYTYNTWLFEISDEGDASVQVDGMNIGLTVSLNQQNGTLELTLLECGCNVEAISIHLHGGASWLYQGVVDAFEGKIESTVEDNISKKLKEGVVKLDSSLQSFPQEIPIADIAALNVTFVGSPVLSSSSIEFKINGLFSPSYKKLVPSYNQGETEDSSYGKSQHENVLNSASQVPFKYLHNETQGSVYCKDSAKMIEISLHERVLNSASQVIFEKYMHWIVDHIPDQHLLNTAAWKWVIPRLYQQYPDDDIVLNISASSPPILRLRDKDIAATIHVDMIINVQDTSEIIPVACISLEITASFSPKILEKNLVGHVTMEDFTLALKWSKIGHIRLYLIQKTLASLIKTVLVPFVDLYLLNGIALPSFHGLALEDAEMVFNSSKIIMCSDVALSQGFSHHLVYSS; encoded by the exons ATGAAACAAATCTTTGAG TTTCTTCAAAATCAGAGAGAACAATCGTCTAGCAATCGAGCTGTGTTCCTCTTCTCTGATATGGGTTCCGTTTTGAAGTTCATAGTGTTTTTGCTTCTATTAGCTTCTGCTTCTTCCTCTTTCAATTCTAGCGAAGAGGGTTTCATTTCGATGGTTGTATCTCAAAAGGGTCTTAACTTCATCAAGGATTTCTTGATAGAGAAGGCCGTTTCCAACATCATTCCGCTTCATTTGCCCGATATGGAGAAGACTGTCAATATAGTTCTTATTGGCAAAGTTCATTTAGTTCTTTCTGAGATAATCATTGGCAGCTTCGAGGTCGAATCCTCAGATATTCGGATAGGCGAGACGGGTGTCAATATAATTGTTACAAAAGCCACTGCTAATATGAGTATGAAATGGCGATATACATACAACACTTGGTTGTTTGAAATTTCTGATGAAGGAGACGCCTCTGTACAG GTTGATGGTATGAATATAGGCCTAACTGTAAGCTTAAATCAACAAAATGGAACTCTTGAGCTGACTCTTTTAGAATGCGGATGCAATGTCGAAGCAATCTCCATACATTTGCACGGTGGAGCGTCTTGGCTTTACCAAGG GGTGGTCGATGCTTTTGAAGGGAAAATAGAGTCAACAGTTGAAGATAACATTTCCAAAAAACTAAAAGAAGGGGTAGTAAAGCTTGACTCGTCATTGCAGTCATTTCCACAAGAAATTCCTATAGCTGATATTGCTGCACTTAATGTCACTTTTGTGGGGAGCCCAGTTTTATCCTCTTCTTCCATTGAATTTAAAATCAATGGTTTATTCAGCCCCTCTTACAAGAAATTAGTTCCTAGCTACAACCAAGGAGAAACTGAAGATTCCAGCTATGGAAAATCTCAACACGAAAATGTTCTGAACTCTGCTTCACAAGTTCCCTTTAAA TATCTCCATAATGAAACCCAAGGCTCTGTCTACTGCAAAGATTCTGCTAAGATGATTGAGATCTCTCTACATGAACGTGTCCTCAACTCTGCTTCACAAGTTATTTTTGAA AAATATATGCACTGGATTGTGGATCATATTCCTGATCAGCACCTTTTGAACACTGCGGCCTGGAAGTGGGTTATTCCTCGACTCTACCAGCAGTATCCAGATGATGATATTGTCCTAAATATTTCTGCCTCCTCTCCACCAATCTTGAGACTGCGAGACAAAGATATCGCTGCCACCATTCACGTTGACATGATAATCAATGTCCAAGACACCAGTGAAATTATTCCAGTTGCTTGTATCTCACTG GAAATTACTGCCTCTTTTTCTCCAAAAATCTTGGAAAAGAATTTGGTTGGTCATGTTACCATGGAAGACTTTACATTGGCTTTGAAATGGAGCAAGATTGGCCATATCCGACTTTATCTAATTCAG AAGACACTGGCAAGTTTGATCAAAACAGTTTTGGTGCCATTTGTCGACTTGTATCTCTTAAATGGAATTGCATTGCCAAGTTTTCATGGATTAGCCCTTGAGGACGCTGAAATGGTTTTCAATTCTTCAAAGATCATCATGTGTAGTGATGTTGCCTTAAGTCAGGGATTCAGTCACCATCTTGTTTACTCAAGTTAA